A stretch of the Candidatus Gastranaerophilales bacterium genome encodes the following:
- a CDS encoding methyl-accepting chemotaxis protein gives MFLNMSLRKQVNFLIKFSQLLLLGLIAASLFFYNIFGIVLTAVITVCAVIIILFLQYVEHIFSTVISKHVKNVIVNSSLVSSEILDVVLSQENFIDKNKKLVDEVLLYSEGLKSNAFDSKEIAQNVVEKSQKTLMVSTKEQEFVKQNIEKMYTIKQKIQIIAELILELSEQTQLIGNNIGTVEDIAEQTNMLALNAAVEAARAGEHGKGFAVVASEIRKLADESKQATSKIIQLIREIQNATNSTVMAAEEGSKEVEIGVELIQKIAENIDVLKVNINQTVDDIYRIVSSLNVQSDNAEYVSQTTKNINNNLELTSVELQDKIKVVKETLEISNSLKEEVDEK, from the coding sequence ATGTTTTTGAATATGAGTTTAAGAAAACAAGTTAATTTTTTAATCAAGTTTTCACAATTGCTTTTGCTGGGGCTTATTGCAGCAAGTTTATTTTTTTACAATATATTCGGAATTGTTTTAACCGCGGTGATTACTGTTTGTGCTGTGATAATTATTTTATTTCTTCAGTATGTAGAACATATCTTTTCTACGGTAATTTCAAAACATGTGAAAAATGTTATTGTAAATTCATCACTGGTGTCATCGGAGATTTTGGATGTTGTACTGTCGCAGGAGAATTTCATCGATAAGAATAAAAAACTTGTAGATGAAGTTTTGCTTTATTCGGAAGGGCTGAAATCTAACGCGTTTGATTCAAAAGAAATTGCACAAAATGTTGTTGAAAAATCACAAAAAACGCTCATGGTATCAACAAAAGAGCAGGAATTTGTTAAACAGAATATTGAAAAAATGTACACCATCAAACAAAAAATTCAAATAATTGCAGAGTTAATTTTGGAATTATCGGAACAGACCCAGCTTATTGGCAATAATATAGGAACGGTTGAAGATATAGCGGAACAAACCAATATGCTTGCGTTAAATGCGGCAGTTGAAGCAGCGCGCGCAGGCGAACATGGGAAAGGTTTTGCAGTAGTGGCAAGCGAAATTCGTAAATTAGCCGATGAAAGTAAACAAGCTACCTCTAAAATCATTCAGCTGATTCGCGAAATACAAAATGCTACCAACTCCACGGTAATGGCGGCAGAAGAAGGCTCTAAAGAAGTGGAAATAGGGGTCGAACTTATCCAAAAAATTGCTGAAAATATTGATGTATTAAAAGTTAATATTAACCAAACGGTTGACGATATTTACAGAATTGTAAGTTCGCTTAATGTACAGTCAGACAATGCGGAATATGTTTCACAAACTACAAAAAATATTAATAATAACCTCGAATTAACAAGCGTTGAATTACAGGACAAGATTAAAGTAGTTAAAGAAACATTGGAAATTTCCAATTCTCTAAAAGAGGAAGTAGACGAAAAATAA
- a CDS encoding DUF1828 domain-containing protein, with amino-acid sequence MITIDDVKKYINTEIKIKEKRPNIYQIIAPFFHEDGDMVEMFLEVNQNNMLRFCDYGLTVMKLSYYLEELSKTNQRVYNEILKENSLDQENGNIFLDTDLDNLNTDFLHFAETLSKISSLKYFDSHRQKSIFYDVLSELISDSFKDINVKKDFVPIKEYPENKVDYAFEGKERSLYLFGVKDNNKALDVVASCLEFKQKGSKAQSVVVYDDFSKMNLSTRTLARLLRNTDKQFMDLTQFKEEGQNYISGMIA; translated from the coding sequence ATGATTACAATTGATGACGTTAAAAAATATATAAATACAGAAATAAAAATCAAGGAAAAACGTCCAAATATTTATCAAATTATAGCGCCATTTTTTCATGAAGACGGCGACATGGTTGAAATGTTCTTAGAAGTGAATCAAAACAATATGTTAAGATTTTGCGACTATGGTCTCACTGTAATGAAATTGTCATACTATTTAGAAGAGTTATCTAAAACTAATCAAAGGGTCTATAATGAGATATTAAAAGAAAATTCTCTTGACCAAGAAAATGGAAATATTTTCTTAGATACAGATTTAGATAATTTAAATACTGACTTTTTACATTTTGCCGAAACTTTGAGTAAAATATCAAGTTTAAAATATTTTGACTCTCATAGGCAAAAAAGCATATTTTACGATGTTCTTTCTGAATTGATTTCCGATTCATTTAAAGATATTAATGTAAAAAAAGACTTCGTACCAATAAAAGAGTATCCTGAGAATAAAGTTGATTACGCTTTTGAAGGCAAAGAACGGTCATTATATCTTTTTGGAGTCAAAGATAATAATAAAGCCTTAGATGTCGTTGCGTCTTGTTTAGAATTTAAACAAAAAGGCTCCAAGGCTCAAAGCGTTGTTGTTTATGATGATTTTTCAAAAATGAACTTAAGCACTAGAACTCTAGCCCGACTGCTTAGAAATACAGATAAACAATTTATGGATTTAACCCAATTTAAAGAAGAAGGACAAAATTATATATCAGGAATGATAGCTTAA
- a CDS encoding pseudouridine synthase, with amino-acid sequence MDKKVRLNKYIASCTDISRRAADELISLGKVKVNGKIVSELGITLGGKDTVIIDGKPIVPQKHEYYAFHKPAGYITTKSDPQKRKTIYNILPESLKSLNPAGRLDKDSSGLIILTNDGDLLLKLTHPKIKVAKVYKVTIKGKLSQGDIYKLENGIEIEPGKVAYAEVEMLEYKKGISMLKVTLHQGYNRQIRKMMESIGHPIQALKRISHATINISGLEKGQYRKINIKELKNLNIYLNKKMNDLYKKEKKSCAETQL; translated from the coding sequence ATGGATAAAAAAGTAAGATTAAATAAATATATAGCCTCCTGCACTGATATATCAAGACGTGCTGCGGATGAATTAATATCCCTGGGCAAAGTTAAAGTTAACGGCAAAATAGTGTCGGAACTCGGAATAACGCTCGGCGGCAAAGATACTGTAATAATAGACGGCAAGCCTATTGTGCCTCAAAAACATGAATATTATGCGTTTCACAAACCTGCGGGCTATATAACGACAAAATCAGACCCGCAAAAACGCAAAACCATTTATAATATACTTCCGGAAAGCTTGAAATCTTTAAACCCCGCAGGAAGATTGGATAAAGATTCATCAGGTTTAATAATTTTGACCAATGACGGTGATTTGCTTTTGAAATTAACCCACCCAAAAATAAAAGTGGCAAAGGTTTATAAAGTAACAATTAAAGGTAAATTAAGCCAGGGTGATATATACAAACTCGAAAACGGTATTGAAATTGAACCCGGCAAAGTTGCTTATGCGGAAGTTGAAATGCTTGAATACAAAAAAGGCATAAGCATGCTTAAGGTAACCCTTCACCAGGGCTATAACCGGCAAATCCGTAAAATGATGGAAAGCATAGGACATCCGATTCAGGCGCTTAAACGTATTTCACATGCGACAATCAATATTTCGGGGCTTGAAAAAGGTCAATATCGCAAGATAAATATTAAAGAATTGAAGAATTTAAATATA